A part of Vulcanisaeta moutnovskia 768-28 genomic DNA contains:
- a CDS encoding glycoside hydrolase family 15 protein, whose translation MRTVFLSNGVLAVLYDENYYIRDIYYPLLGQHHHHSFSGMFKIGVWHDGRFTWLENISNKEIRFNGSKAELHAQWDGLDIYMEDTVLIPQPVLIKHVAIKGPGFIRVIFYHDFRLNGYEAGDTAFYDPSLDAVFHYKATTWFGVASTNPIYEYTIGRRDLNVVLPDCEDGILSKNPIAQGSVASAISIASPEFYYFVIAGDNYEKVMRLIIELRDEDNIRTYFRRSINYWSNVASEYGDDELAAQSIVVLLGHVGINGSIPASLDTSIIKFNLDTYGYLWPRDAAFAAMALDMAGYYTFTKRLYSLMFRLFGGEGFLFQKYNPSGTWGSTWHPWTVRSRKSLNIQEDETATVIYAFWHYFQRTRDYDLLREVYDVITRAANFMVNFRDEKLKLPLESFDLWEERLGVHTYTVASVYAGLLAASNLAKMLGEYESASKWEEAAMEIREAIRNYLFDKDRGVFYRSVRVDNGKVIEVDKTVDASIMGIFLFNAFDVYEPMLESSVKVIMDRLWVRHIGGIARYEGDYYQRVPGDYSGIPGNPWIITTLWVTQYYMVKGDCYKARDLISWVNKVRTPTNLLPEQVDPFKGLPTSVTPLVWSHAEYLRTYIMRKKQCV comes from the coding sequence ATGAGGACAGTATTCCTGAGTAATGGTGTATTGGCCGTATTGTATGATGAAAACTACTACATAAGGGATATTTACTATCCATTACTTGGTCAGCATCATCATCATTCCTTCAGTGGTATGTTTAAGATTGGTGTTTGGCACGATGGTAGGTTCACGTGGCTAGAGAACATTAGTAATAAGGAGATTAGGTTCAATGGTTCTAAGGCAGAGCTTCATGCCCAATGGGATGGACTTGACATTTACATGGAAGATACTGTATTAATACCACAACCTGTGCTCATTAAGCATGTTGCGATAAAAGGCCCTGGATTCATTAGGGTAATATTTTACCATGACTTTAGGTTGAATGGTTATGAGGCAGGGGATACGGCATTCTACGATCCCTCACTTGATGCGGTTTTTCATTATAAGGCTACAACATGGTTCGGGGTAGCATCAACAAACCCAATATATGAGTACACCATAGGTAGGAGGGATCTTAATGTTGTTTTACCTGATTGTGAAGATGGCATTTTAAGTAAGAACCCAATAGCTCAAGGCTCTGTGGCATCCGCAATATCCATAGCAAGCCCCGAGTTTTACTACTTCGTTATTGCCGGTGATAATTATGAGAAGGTTATGAGGTTGATAATTGAGCTTAGGGATGAGGATAATATACGAACATACTTCCGTAGGTCGATTAATTACTGGAGCAATGTTGCGTCTGAGTATGGTGATGATGAATTAGCTGCGCAAAGCATTGTTGTATTACTTGGACATGTTGGTATTAATGGTTCAATTCCTGCTTCCCTGGACACATCAATAATAAAGTTCAACCTGGACACGTACGGCTACCTATGGCCTAGGGACGCGGCGTTTGCTGCCATGGCCCTTGACATGGCTGGTTACTATACATTCACGAAAAGGCTCTACTCATTAATGTTTAGGTTATTTGGTGGCGAGGGCTTCCTATTCCAGAAGTATAATCCAAGTGGTACCTGGGGCTCGACGTGGCATCCATGGACCGTCAGGAGTAGGAAGTCGCTTAATATTCAGGAGGATGAGACGGCCACTGTGATCTACGCCTTCTGGCACTATTTCCAGAGGACTAGGGATTATGACCTACTTAGGGAGGTTTATGATGTAATAACTAGGGCTGCTAACTTCATGGTTAATTTTAGGGATGAAAAATTGAAATTACCCCTAGAATCCTTTGACCTATGGGAGGAGAGACTTGGCGTGCATACGTATACCGTTGCATCCGTATATGCTGGCTTACTTGCTGCGAGTAATTTGGCCAAGATGCTTGGTGAGTATGAAAGTGCCAGTAAGTGGGAGGAGGCTGCCATGGAGATTCGAGAGGCAATTAGGAACTACCTATTTGATAAGGATAGGGGTGTCTTCTATAGGTCTGTCAGGGTTGATAACGGTAAGGTAATTGAGGTCGATAAAACGGTAGACGCAAGTATCATGGGTATTTTTCTCTTTAATGCATTTGATGTTTATGAGCCAATGCTCGAGAGTAGTGTTAAGGTTATTATGGATAGGCTTTGGGTAAGGCACATAGGCGGCATTGCTCGTTATGAGGGTGATTACTACCAAAGGGTTCCCGGTGATTACAGTGGTATTCCTGGTAATCCATGGATAATAACGACCCTGTGGGTTACCCAGTACTACATGGTTAAGGGTGATTGTTATAAGGCCAGGGACTTAATATCATGGGTTAATAAGGTGAGGACACCCACGAACCTACTACCTGAACAGGTAGATCCGTTTAAGGGATTACCAACGTCAGTAACGCCTTTAGTTTGGAGTCATGCTGAATACTTAAGGACTTACATAATGAGGAAGAAACAATGTGTTTAG
- a CDS encoding CDP-2,3-bis-(O-geranylgeranyl)-sn-glycerol synthase, whose translation MSLLWDFIITLLIIWPPYVANATPVVASKVFRRRTPIDLGRNFIDGKRLFGDGKTYEGFITGLLAGFVIGELTYIIVTRAVNIASELPNPLAVFVMCIAALLGDLLGAFIKRRLGLPRGASAPLLDQLDFLLAALLALWFIQSSVLRVIYVVIAVIITPPIHLATNTIAYLLRLKREPW comes from the coding sequence GTGAGCTTACTTTGGGACTTCATAATTACGTTACTGATTATTTGGCCTCCATATGTCGCCAATGCAACGCCTGTCGTGGCCAGTAAGGTGTTTAGGCGTAGGACGCCCATAGATCTCGGTAGGAATTTCATTGATGGGAAAAGGCTTTTTGGTGATGGGAAGACGTATGAGGGTTTCATTACGGGTCTATTGGCTGGTTTCGTAATTGGAGAGTTAACGTACATCATAGTAACCAGGGCTGTGAACATTGCCTCAGAGCTCCCAAATCCATTGGCCGTATTTGTAATGTGCATTGCGGCGTTACTGGGCGACTTACTTGGGGCATTCATTAAGAGGAGACTTGGGCTGCCCCGTGGAGCATCAGCGCCGCTACTTGACCAACTTGACTTCCTACTGGCGGCATTACTAGCCCTGTGGTTCATTCAATCAAGTGTCCTAAGGGTGATTTACGTGGTCATCGCGGTGATAATAACACCACCAATACACCTGGCCACGAACACCATAGCTTATTTACTCAGGCTTAAGAGGGAGCCATGGTGA
- the rpmC gene encoding 50S ribosomal protein L29, protein MASRQKLNAKTIRGMRLEDRAKLLNDLRSELLKLQTQRERGTLDNPGRVRAIRRAIARILTIINEETKKENKAGK, encoded by the coding sequence GTGGCGAGCAGGCAGAAACTTAATGCTAAGACCATTAGGGGCATGAGACTTGAGGATAGGGCTAAATTACTCAATGACTTGAGGAGTGAGTTACTTAAGCTACAGACACAGAGGGAGCGAGGTACTCTGGATAATCCTGGTAGAGTTAGGGCTATCAGGAGGGCTATTGCCAGGATATTAACCATAATAAATGAAGAGACTAAGAAAGAAAATAAGGCAGGTAAATGA
- a CDS encoding 30S ribosomal protein S3: MSQTQRRIPVYKKILQDKVKEWMIKEFLNYRLAKQGYVDSDVLKTPLGTRIIIYAERPNRIIGRKGVIVKELTDLLSRKLDVENPIIDVTPIQSPELNPKIIANRIAWAMTKGVKFRRAGMIAIRQIMDGGAKGAEVTISGKLTSERSRFEKYVFGVIYKNGFDSRTKVQRFVGQVLLKPGLYGIEVRITPPIRFSDEFQIKPPSREVVTEAQAQQAEGGEGGEQAET; this comes from the coding sequence ATGAGCCAAACGCAGAGAAGAATTCCTGTCTATAAGAAGATACTTCAGGATAAGGTTAAGGAGTGGATGATTAAGGAGTTCCTAAACTATAGGTTGGCTAAGCAGGGTTACGTGGATTCTGACGTATTGAAAACCCCACTTGGTACCAGGATAATTATTTATGCCGAGAGGCCGAATAGGATAATTGGTAGGAAGGGCGTTATCGTCAAGGAATTAACTGATTTACTCAGTAGGAAGCTTGATGTTGAAAACCCAATAATTGATGTAACACCAATACAAAGTCCAGAACTTAATCCCAAGATTATTGCGAATAGGATTGCGTGGGCAATGACTAAGGGCGTTAAGTTCAGGAGGGCTGGCATGATAGCCATTAGGCAGATAATGGATGGTGGCGCAAAGGGTGCTGAGGTGACAATCAGTGGTAAATTAACCAGTGAGAGGTCAAGGTTTGAGAAGTACGTATTTGGTGTCATTTATAAGAATGGTTTTGATTCAAGGACGAAGGTACAGAGATTCGTGGGTCAAGTACTCTTGAAGCCGGGTCTTTACGGCATTGAGGTTAGAATAACACCACCAATTAGATTCAGTGATGAGTTTCAAATAAAACCACCAAGTAGGGAGGTAGTTACTGAGGCACAGGCACAACAGGCAGAGGGTGGTGAGGGTGGCGAGCAGGCAGAAACTTAA
- the cysS gene encoding cysteine--tRNA ligase: MIVYNTVSKNLERITLLRPGLARIYVCGLTPYDSMHVGHARTFVFYDILRRYLEYLGVEVRFVTNFTDIDDKIINKAKQEFGSDLINRWYEVPSRYIKEFFDAIDKLYVKRAYAYPKVTENISDMLKWIQELVGKDLAYVSPDGSVYFDITKVPRYGEFSGQKIEDLIAGARVEPEPGKKNPLDFALWKSWSEGEPWWNSPWSPGRPGWHLECVVMSSKYLGVPFDIHGGGQDLIFPHHENEIAIARVYFGIDYFAKYWIHVGLVTIKGQKMSKSLGNIIPIMDVLKKYDGEVLRLYYSMAQYRKPMDFDPDALDQVRNSLMSIYAAYDMLTEVINEAPDTGDEDNKLLSRVNDFVNSFEESLNNDINTSGAVAALMDFARYITSTVIYNTQHFSRTALMNALTAFTDLANILGILNRTRLPPSIISLIEALIRVRAQLRARKMFDLADEIRNELGRLGVVISDVGGKTYWYIDRDRLYQ, encoded by the coding sequence ATAATAGTTTACAACACCGTGTCAAAGAACCTTGAGAGAATAACCCTACTACGACCTGGCCTAGCTAGGATCTACGTATGTGGTTTAACACCATATGACTCTATGCATGTTGGTCATGCAAGAACATTCGTATTCTACGACATACTTAGGAGGTACCTGGAGTACCTCGGTGTTGAGGTTAGGTTTGTGACTAATTTCACGGACATTGACGATAAGATAATTAACAAGGCTAAGCAGGAATTCGGGAGCGACTTAATTAATAGGTGGTATGAGGTACCGAGCAGGTATATTAAGGAGTTCTTTGATGCCATAGACAAACTATACGTGAAGAGGGCATATGCCTACCCAAAGGTTACTGAGAATATAAGTGATATGTTAAAGTGGATCCAGGAATTAGTAGGTAAGGATCTTGCCTATGTGAGTCCTGATGGCTCCGTATACTTCGACATAACTAAGGTGCCGAGGTATGGTGAATTCTCGGGGCAAAAAATTGAGGATTTAATCGCGGGCGCCAGGGTTGAGCCCGAACCAGGTAAGAAGAATCCACTAGATTTTGCGCTCTGGAAGTCATGGAGTGAAGGTGAGCCTTGGTGGAATAGCCCATGGAGTCCAGGTAGGCCCGGTTGGCATCTTGAGTGCGTGGTCATGTCCAGTAAGTACCTTGGCGTACCCTTTGATATACACGGTGGTGGGCAGGACCTAATATTCCCTCATCATGAGAATGAGATTGCCATTGCCAGGGTCTACTTTGGCATTGATTACTTTGCCAAGTATTGGATTCATGTTGGTCTGGTAACCATTAAGGGCCAGAAAATGAGTAAGTCGCTTGGTAACATAATACCAATAATGGATGTGCTCAAGAAGTACGATGGAGAAGTGCTCAGGCTGTATTACTCAATGGCTCAGTATAGGAAGCCAATGGATTTCGACCCAGATGCCCTAGACCAGGTTAGGAATTCATTAATGAGTATATACGCGGCATACGACATGCTGACCGAAGTCATAAATGAAGCTCCTGATACGGGTGACGAGGATAATAAATTACTAAGTAGGGTTAATGATTTTGTTAACTCCTTTGAGGAATCGTTAAATAATGACATAAATACGAGCGGAGCGGTTGCAGCACTCATGGACTTTGCTAGGTATATAACATCCACAGTGATTTACAATACTCAGCACTTCTCAAGGACGGCATTAATGAATGCCCTAACGGCATTTACTGATTTAGCGAATATACTAGGCATATTGAACAGGACTAGGTTACCTCCATCCATCATTTCACTTATAGAGGCCTTAATTAGGGTTAGGGCTCAGTTAAGGGCTAGGAAAATGTTTGACTTAGCTGATGAGATTAGGAATGAGCTCGGAAGACTTGGTGTTGTAATTAGTGATGTTGGGGGAAAGACGTATTGGTATATTGATAGGGATAGGTTATATCAATAG
- a CDS encoding geranylgeranylglycerol-phosphate geranylgeranyltransferase translates to MNLRAFVKLSRIEHGVLTSLIVIASYVIAGGRNTIAMVLLFLSSLLTEIFLFTTNDIYNIEEDRINRPDAPLVRGEVSIKEAWFLSLLSLIIAILLNALGIVMKYLMTWSIVILLMAIILGFSYNYRLKRVIIVNNILVATTSSLTFLYGLYATSSIPPTLNIPYLLFTVSFLATIGRELVKGAIDVAGDVRASVKTIANVYGIKSAVILAVVFTFIAVFISPLIVIQALHEFYGLVLSVGVLMTDAILIYICIMLLRSTNYMDRFRFWSLGAMAITIIAYLVFALLLFVH, encoded by the coding sequence GTGAACCTGAGGGCGTTTGTTAAGCTTTCGAGGATCGAGCATGGAGTATTAACTAGCTTAATAGTTATTGCATCCTACGTAATAGCAGGTGGCAGGAACACTATCGCTATGGTGCTTCTTTTCCTATCATCATTACTTACTGAAATATTCCTCTTCACTACAAACGATATTTATAATATCGAGGAGGACAGAATTAACAGGCCGGATGCGCCTCTTGTGCGTGGTGAGGTATCCATTAAGGAGGCTTGGTTTTTATCATTATTATCATTAATCATAGCAATATTACTTAATGCGCTTGGTATAGTCATGAAGTACTTAATGACCTGGAGTATAGTAATACTACTCATGGCCATCATACTTGGTTTCTCCTACAATTATAGGCTGAAGAGGGTTATTATTGTAAATAATATTCTAGTGGCAACAACATCATCATTAACCTTCCTATATGGATTATACGCCACCTCCTCAATACCACCAACGCTAAACATCCCCTACCTATTATTTACCGTATCCTTCCTGGCCACAATAGGTAGAGAATTAGTTAAGGGTGCAATTGATGTTGCGGGTGATGTTAGAGCCAGTGTTAAGACTATAGCGAATGTTTACGGCATTAAATCAGCAGTAATACTTGCAGTGGTGTTTACGTTTATTGCGGTCTTTATATCTCCATTAATAGTGATTCAAGCCCTTCATGAATTCTATGGCTTAGTACTGTCCGTAGGCGTCCTAATGACGGATGCCATCCTCATATACATATGCATAATGCTACTGAGGAGTACTAATTACATGGATAGGTTTAGGTTTTGGTCTCTTGGGGCTATGGCTATCACGATAATAGCATACCTAGTGTTCGCATTACTATTGTTTGTTCATTAG
- a CDS encoding ribonuclease P protein subunit produces MSKPLLFKFIETVNCRNKSLNGVSGMVIDETAKTIKVLTLTGSIKVIVKEDCWFYVNINNCTYLVNGRRLILKGGKGKFLNS; encoded by the coding sequence ATGAGTAAGCCGTTATTATTTAAGTTCATAGAAACTGTTAATTGTAGAAATAAGTCCTTAAATGGCGTCAGTGGCATGGTCATTGATGAAACGGCTAAGACAATTAAGGTTTTGACCTTAACTGGTTCCATTAAGGTTATTGTCAAGGAGGATTGCTGGTTCTATGTGAACATTAATAACTGTACGTATCTAGTTAATGGACGTAGGCTAATTCTTAAGGGAGGGAAAGGAAAATTTTTAAATTCGTAA
- a CDS encoding Zn-ribbon domain-containing OB-fold protein — MVGGTPIRESDIKNYPHEEWTRPFQYSVTAGTAYSKFLDGLRNGKIYGTYCSKCGHVFVPPKMYCPYCFKPVDGWVEAKDEGTVITAVVSYISATREPLKEPRVVGVIKLDVPGKEFSEHRFPGIMHYLCVDPDDVKSMKVFGMRVKARWKPANQRTGSVLDIECFEPVR, encoded by the coding sequence ATGGTAGGGGGTACACCGATTAGGGAGAGTGATATTAAGAACTACCCGCATGAGGAATGGACGAGACCATTCCAGTACAGTGTGACCGCTGGTACGGCTTACTCCAAATTCCTAGATGGCCTGAGGAATGGTAAGATATACGGTACGTACTGCAGCAAGTGTGGTCATGTGTTTGTACCACCTAAGATGTATTGCCCGTATTGTTTTAAGCCTGTGGATGGTTGGGTTGAGGCTAAGGATGAGGGTACGGTAATCACGGCGGTGGTTAGTTACATAAGCGCTACGAGGGAGCCGCTTAAGGAGCCTAGGGTTGTTGGTGTGATTAAGCTTGATGTGCCTGGCAAGGAGTTCAGTGAGCATAGGTTTCCCGGCATAATGCATTACCTATGTGTTGATCCCGATGATGTTAAATCAATGAAGGTATTTGGCATGAGGGTTAAGGCTCGGTGGAAACCTGCCAATCAAAGAACGGGGTCTGTACTGGATATTGAGTGCTTCGAGCCTGTGAGGTGA
- a CDS encoding Zn-ribbon domain-containing OB-fold protein, with the protein MSFEKINVNTDIRHWLHTIEQGYRYTAGPIGTKFLEGIKAGKLLAGKCPVCGRLLIPPKAFCQYDFAEIKDLVEIAPVGVVRTYTVVYEDSYGNKLAKPVIIGFIEFPGVVGGLIHYIINAEPNNVRAGLKVRPVFKPESERRGSITDIIGFEPI; encoded by the coding sequence ATGTCCTTCGAGAAGATAAACGTGAATACGGATATTAGGCATTGGCTCCACACCATTGAACAGGGATATAGGTACACGGCCGGTCCAATAGGCACTAAGTTCCTTGAGGGCATTAAAGCCGGTAAATTACTCGCTGGTAAATGCCCTGTGTGTGGTAGGTTGTTGATTCCGCCAAAGGCCTTTTGCCAGTACGATTTCGCCGAGATTAAGGACCTCGTTGAGATAGCGCCCGTGGGTGTTGTCAGGACTTATACGGTGGTTTATGAGGATTCGTATGGAAATAAGTTGGCTAAGCCGGTAATTATTGGTTTCATAGAGTTCCCAGGGGTTGTTGGTGGTCTTATCCATTACATAATTAATGCTGAGCCCAATAATGTTAGGGCCGGGCTTAAGGTTAGACCTGTTTTCAAGCCTGAGAGTGAGAGGAGGGGTTCAATAACCGATATTATTGGTTTTGAGCCTATTTAG
- a CDS encoding V-type ATP synthase subunit A, with amino-acid sequence MSSSKGKIVYISGPVVKAELPGALLYELVFVGELGLFGEVVRIQGDMAFIQVYEETTGLRPGEPVVRTGEPLSAWLGPGILNRVYDGVQRPLPLIFDLTKRPFVARGINYEKSPPLDFNKKWKWIPTAKVGDEVEVGDVLGVVPETPLVEHRILYPPIYRTGGVVKYIAPEGEYTIDDVIAEVETKEGTVKVKMWHKWPVRRPRPFREKLPPVEPLITGIRVIDTLFPVAIGGAAAIPGPFGSGKTVTIRTLAMYSEAKLVFPVLCGERGNEAADALQGLLKLVDPNTGRPLMERTTIIVNTSNMPVAAREASIYMGVTIAEYFRDQGYDAFLMADSTSRWAEAMREVALRIGEMPSEEGFPAYLPTRLAEFYERSGRVVTFGKGNRLGSVTIAASVSPPGGDFTEPVTSHTLRFVGAFWPLDAKLAYSRHYPAINWLMGFSRYVDTVAEWYQKNVSPDWRELRDEAVRILTREAELQEVVRILGTEALSEQEKHLLNAAFIIREGFLKQDAYHPVDVRSLPPKQYWLLRLIITFYRKGLEAISHGVPASALRELDAVKRLPRLRMEVKNEEYKKLVDYEQELVNAIGNLVKQYELQKATVTA; translated from the coding sequence GTGTCATCGAGTAAGGGTAAGATTGTTTATATCAGTGGGCCTGTTGTTAAGGCCGAATTACCTGGAGCATTGCTTTACGAGTTAGTCTTTGTTGGTGAGCTTGGTCTCTTTGGCGAGGTTGTTAGGATACAGGGTGATATGGCCTTCATACAGGTTTATGAGGAAACAACGGGATTAAGACCTGGCGAACCCGTTGTTAGGACAGGTGAACCACTTAGTGCATGGTTAGGTCCTGGCATACTTAATAGGGTTTATGACGGTGTTCAAAGGCCATTACCATTAATATTTGACCTAACGAAGAGACCCTTTGTTGCGAGGGGCATCAACTATGAGAAATCACCACCATTAGATTTCAATAAGAAGTGGAAGTGGATACCAACTGCCAAGGTTGGTGATGAGGTAGAGGTTGGTGATGTACTTGGTGTTGTCCCAGAGACGCCACTCGTTGAGCATAGAATACTCTATCCACCGATATATAGAACTGGCGGTGTTGTTAAGTACATAGCCCCTGAAGGTGAGTACACAATAGATGATGTGATTGCCGAGGTGGAGACCAAGGAGGGCACTGTGAAGGTCAAGATGTGGCATAAATGGCCTGTGAGAAGACCAAGACCATTCAGGGAGAAGTTGCCGCCAGTTGAACCATTAATAACGGGCATTAGAGTTATTGATACATTGTTCCCAGTAGCCATTGGTGGTGCAGCGGCAATACCAGGGCCATTCGGTAGTGGTAAGACAGTCACAATAAGGACCCTGGCAATGTATAGTGAGGCTAAGCTGGTCTTCCCAGTGCTTTGTGGTGAGCGTGGTAATGAGGCTGCGGATGCATTGCAGGGATTACTGAAGCTTGTTGATCCGAACACGGGTAGACCGTTGATGGAGAGGACAACGATTATTGTCAACACATCAAACATGCCTGTGGCGGCTAGGGAGGCTAGTATATACATGGGTGTTACCATTGCTGAGTACTTCAGGGATCAAGGTTATGACGCGTTCCTGATGGCTGACTCAACGAGTAGGTGGGCTGAGGCAATGAGGGAGGTTGCCCTGAGAATTGGTGAGATGCCTAGCGAGGAGGGATTCCCAGCGTACTTACCGACTAGATTGGCCGAGTTTTATGAGAGGTCTGGTAGGGTTGTGACTTTTGGTAAGGGTAATAGGTTGGGTTCGGTGACTATAGCGGCATCAGTATCGCCACCTGGTGGTGACTTCACGGAACCAGTAACAAGCCATACACTCAGGTTTGTAGGGGCGTTCTGGCCATTGGATGCTAAGCTTGCTTACTCAAGGCATTATCCAGCCATTAATTGGCTAATGGGCTTCAGTAGGTACGTCGACACAGTGGCCGAGTGGTACCAGAAGAATGTATCCCCTGACTGGAGGGAGCTTAGGGATGAGGCTGTTAGGATACTAACCAGGGAGGCTGAGCTTCAGGAGGTCGTTAGGATACTTGGCACTGAGGCACTTAGTGAGCAGGAGAAGCATCTATTAAATGCAGCATTCATAATTAGGGAGGGCTTCCTGAAACAGGATGCTTATCACCCAGTCGATGTTAGGTCTTTGCCACCCAAGCAGTATTGGTTATTGAGACTTATCATAACATTCTATAGGAAGGGACTTGAGGCAATAAGCCATGGAGTTCCAGCCTCAGCACTTAGAGAGTTGGATGCGGTTAAGAGACTGCCTAGGCTTAGGATGGAGGTTAAGAATGAGGAGTATAAGAAGCTAGTTGATTATGAGCAGGAATTGGTAAATGCAATAGGGAATTTAGTTAAGCAATACGAATTACAGAAAGCAACGGTTACCGCATAA
- a CDS encoding V-type ATP synthase subunit F, with protein sequence MRAVVLGDEHTVYTFRLLGFEGRVVNENENVISIIKELSLEESVGALLITSDLVDRVREDFDKMRMKMRKPMLIEIPSLREMKLKEVNYLAILRSVLGI encoded by the coding sequence GTGCGTGCAGTAGTGCTTGGTGATGAGCATACGGTCTATACCTTTAGGTTACTTGGATTTGAGGGTAGGGTTGTTAATGAAAATGAGAATGTAATATCAATAATTAAGGAGTTAAGTCTTGAGGAGAGTGTTGGTGCATTACTAATAACAAGCGATCTAGTGGATAGGGTTAGGGAGGATTTCGATAAGATGAGAATGAAAATGAGGAAACCAATGCTCATTGAGATACCATCACTTAGGGAAATGAAGCTTAAGGAGGTGAATTATTTAGCAATTCTTCGAAGTGTTCTTGGAATCTAA
- a CDS encoding V-type ATP synthase subunit E produces MSEQELTERLISGIITRLENEINEWSNNVRLRAEAELLDGVKAIIDKYSSTLENIDKELNMEREYRLYDEMMKEKREKLSILEKAYEEVVSRIKERIKSMRGTDDYKKFLRNSIQWAASIIGSQELVITASKSDRSVVKSLISELGLNATINTTSEDLLGVIVSSQDESVRIDATLDSRLRLMEHQIKTLLAHLALSE; encoded by the coding sequence GTGTCTGAGCAGGAACTTACCGAGCGATTGATTAGTGGTATTATTACCCGACTTGAGAATGAGATTAATGAGTGGAGTAACAATGTTAGGCTCAGGGCTGAGGCTGAGCTTCTTGATGGTGTTAAGGCAATCATTGATAAGTACTCAAGTACTCTTGAGAATATTGATAAGGAATTGAATATGGAGAGGGAGTATAGACTTTATGATGAGATGATGAAGGAGAAGAGGGAAAAATTGAGTATTCTTGAGAAGGCATATGAGGAGGTTGTTAGTAGGATTAAGGAAAGGATTAAGTCCATGAGAGGTACTGATGACTATAAGAAGTTCCTTAGGAATTCGATTCAATGGGCAGCGTCAATAATAGGTTCACAGGAATTAGTAATAACAGCAAGCAAGTCTGACAGGAGTGTTGTTAAGAGCTTGATATCGGAGCTAGGACTTAATGCGACCATAAACACAACAAGTGAGGACTTACTTGGCGTTATTGTCTCCTCCCAGGATGAGTCAGTGAGGATTGACGCAACACTGGATTCAAGGCTCAGGCTTATGGAACACCAAATAAAGACTTTACTAGCTCACTTGGCGTTGTCGGAGTAA